The following coding sequences are from one Xiphias gladius isolate SHS-SW01 ecotype Sanya breed wild chromosome 14, ASM1685928v1, whole genome shotgun sequence window:
- the LOC120799487 gene encoding crystallin J1A-like produces the protein MASALANRAIGAIVGSAVADAAAQPLHWVYDLQKLQAILAQDPNPEFRSESANPFYRRQTGQQSCYGDQAFVLLESLSECGGLNVDDLKQRTLKFFGPGSEYDSPINDPYRERGGPRPQLPIEGPWRHASLKTFLKNVDLGKEETGCENDCQIDGIAKLAPVVAFYAGKPDMLEKVEQATRVTQNNDGCVAETLAAARFLEHFILNGPDPKALDTVLDQLSDKNRKQPQDLDKAVIGHIHQVKENLSRTPQELIPTVFPNTUGLPGAFQAALHGVLTAKQYEQAIRDTMCCGGCTCSRGSFIGACLGAQIGLDGIPSSWTSKTLRYESVLAHAKKITKHYQ, from the exons ATGGCCTCAGCTCTGGCTAACAGAGCGATAGGAGCCATTGTCGGATCAGCCGTTGCAGATGCAGcag CGCAGCCCCTCCACTGGGTATATGACCTCCAGAAGCTGCAGGCGATTCTGGCTCAGGATCCAAACCCTGAATTCCGCTCTGAGTCCGCCAACCCGTTCTACAGGAGGCAGACGGGCCAGCAGAGCTGCTATGGAGACCAGGCGTTTGTCCTGCTGGAGTCCCTGTCTGAATGTGGAG GTCTAAATGTTGACGATCTGAAGCAGCGCACGCTGAAATTCTTTGGCCCTGGATCAGAGTATGACTCGCCCATCAATGACccttacagagagagaggag GGCCAAGACCACAGCTGCCTATCGAGGGACCATGGAGACATGCAAGTTTAAAGACCTTCCTGAAAAATGTGGATTTGGGCAAAGAGGAGACAG GATGTGAGAATGACTGTCAGATTGACGGAATAGCCAAACTGGCTCCTGTGGTGGCTTTTTATGCAGGAAAGCCTGACATGCTGGAAAAGGTCGAGCAGGCCACCCGTGTCACGCAGAACAATGATGGATGTGTGGCAGAGACTCTGGCAGCAGCAag GTTCCTGGAGCATTTCATCCTGAACGGTCCCGATCCAAAAGCCTTGGACACAGTGCTCGATCAGCTCAGTGACAAGAACAGAAAGCAGCCCCAGGATCTGGACAAAGCAGTCATTG GCCACATTCATCAGGTGAAGGAGAATTTATCCAGGACTCCTCAAGAGCTAATCCCCACTGTGTTTCCAAACACCTGAG GTTTGCCAGGTGCGTTCCAAGCAGCGCTGCACGGAGTCCTGACAGCCAAGCAGTATGAGCAGGCTATCAGAGATACCATGTGCTGTGGGGGATGCACCTGCAGTCGAGGATCCTTCATTGGGGCATGTCTTGGGGCTCAG ATTGGACTTGATGGAATTCCATCTTCCTGGACGTCCAAAACCCTGCGATACGAGTCAGTGTTGGCTCATGCCAAGAAGATAACCAAACACTACCAATAG
- the eif2b5 gene encoding translation initiation factor eIF-2B subunit epsilon: MAGKGGKQSRSGPALSGRKGAGDQEEEEQPLQAVLVADSFNRRFFPVTKDQPRALLSLGNVAMIDYTLEFLTSTGVQETFVFCCWMASKIKDHLLKSKWCRPTSPNTVHIITSDLYRSLGDVLRDVDAKNLVRSDFVLVYGDVVSNIDVSQALQEHRQRRKIDKNISVMTMIFKESSPGHRSRCEEDDVVVAMDSKSQRILHYQKTQGLKKLQFPMNIFHSGSDEFEIRHDLLDCHISICSPQVAELFTDNFDYQTRNDFVRGILVNEEILGNQIHMHVTKDGYGVRVSNLLMYDSVSSDLVRRWVYPLTPEANFTDQEGRSCTHSRHNVYRGSGVSLGHGSQMEENVLIGCDTSIGANCHISNSVIGNNCTIGDNVILNHAYICNNVHIASSVVISQSVVCDKAEVKEGVTLNKQCVLAYNVVIGPDISLPEGTVVSMHHPEEEEEDDDEFLSDDAEAGQSKDKTKQKVFNPAEVGAEGQGYIWKASSLDDTEDEELSQCLWGLVLNPDPESESEDSEPDGPDDPVIPSPEMDDVKVFQMEVLGTLQRGLEENIGCDNLVLEINSLKYAYNISLKEVMQILTRVVLEYPFQQQGPQLTTSQYVAVLLPLLKKWAPVFKNYVKRAQDHLDCLSAFEEHFLEQESHWAAMVKILMNMYQLEILEEEMILRWFSQGATTDKSRQLRKNQGLQKFIQWLEEAEESSEEEGE; the protein is encoded by the exons ATGGCCGGTAAAGGAGGAAAACAGAGTCGCTCGGGTCCTGCTCTTTCAGGTAGAAAAGGCGCAGGTGaccaggaggaagaggagcagccGCTGCAGGCCGTTTTAGTCGCTGACAGCTTCAACCGGAGGTTTTTCCCAGTGACCAAAGACCAGCCGCGG GCTTTGCTGTCGCTGGGTAATGTTGCCATGATCGACTACACCCTGGAGTTCCTCACATCCACTGGGGTGCAGGAGACATTTGTCTTCTGCTGCTGGATGGCCAGTAAAATCAAGGATCACTTACT AAAGTCAAAGTGGTGTCGGCCCACCTCTCCGAACACAGTCCACATCATCACCTCAGACCTGTACCGCTCCCTGGGGGATGTGCTCAGGGATGTCGATGCAAAGAACCTTGTGCGCTCAGACTTTGTGTTGGTTTATGGAGATGTGGTGTCAAATATTGATGTCAGCCAGGCACTGCAAGAGCACAG GCAGCGTCGAAAGATAGACAAGAACATCTCAGTGATGACGATGATCTTTAAGGAATCATCACCTGGTCACAGGTCTCGCTGTGAGGAAGATGACGTCGTCGTTGCTATGGACAGCAAGAGCCAGCGGATTTTACACTACCAGAAGACACAGGGGCTGAAGAAGCTACAGTTCCCCATG AACATTTTCCACAGTGGAAGTGATGAGTTTGAAATCAGGCATGACCTCCTTGACTGCCACATCAGTATCTGCTCCCCACAG gttGCTGAGCTCTTCACTGACAATTTTGACTACCAAACTAGGAATGACTTTGTCAGAGGGATCTTGGTCAATGAAGAG atCCTGGGAAACCAGATACACATGCACGTGACCAAGGATGGTTACGGTGTCAGAGTGTCCAACTTGCTCATGTATGATTCGGTGTCATCGGACCTTGTGCGGCGATGGGTCTACCCTCTCACCCCCGAGGCTAACTTCACGGACCAGGAGGGACGGAGCTGCACGCACTCACGCCACAATGTCTACCGAGGGTCTGGAGTCAGCCTGGGCCATGGCAGCCAGATGGAGGAGAACGTTCTCATTGGCTGTGACACCAGCATCGGTGCTAACTGTCACATCTCTAACAGTGTCATCGGTAACAATTGCACTATAG GTGACAATGTAATCCTGAACCATGCCTACATCTGTAATAATGTTCACATTGCCAGTAGTGTGGTGATCAGCCAGTCTGTGGTCTGTGACAAGGCTGAGGTCAAAGAAGGTGTGACGCTTAATAAACAGTGTGTCCTGGCATACAAT GTGGTGATTGGACCAGATATCTCTCTACCAGAGGGCACTGTGGTGTCCATGCACCAtccggaggaggaggaagaggatgacgATGAATTCCTCAGTGATGATGCTGAGGCTGGTCAAAGTAAAGACAAAACGAAACAGAAAG TTTTCAACCCAGCAGAGGTTGGAGCAGAGGGACAAGGCTACATCTGGAAGGCCAGCAGCCTGGATGATACAGAGGATGAGGAGCTGTCGCAGTGTCTCTGGG GTTTGGTGTTGAACCCTGACCCTGAGAGTGAAAGTGAGGACAGCGAGCCCGATGGTCCTGACGATCCAGTGATCCCCTCCCCTGAGATGGACGATGTTAAAG TCTTCCAGATGGAGGTGCTGGGGACTCTGCAGAGAGGCTTGGAGGAAAACATCGGCTGTGATAATCTTGTACTCGAAATCAACTCTCTCAA GTACGCCTACAATATCAGTCTGAAGGAGGTGATGCAGATTTTAACCAGAGTGGTTCTGGAGTAcccttttcagcagcaggggCCTCAGCTCACCACATCACAATATGTTGCCGTGCTCCTTCCA TTATTGAAGAAATGGGCACCAGTGTTTAAGAACTATGTGAAGAGAGCACAGGACCATCtggactgtctgtctgccttcgAAGAGCACTTCCTGGAGCAGGAGAGCCACTGGGCTGCCATGGTCAAG aTCCTGATGAACATGTACCAGCTGGAGAtcctggaggaggagatgatACTACGTTGGTTCTCCCAGGGAGCCACCACCGACAAGAGCAGACAGCTCCGCAAGAACCAGGGG CTTCAGAAGTTCATCCAGTGGCTTGAGGAGGCTGAGGAGTCCTCAGAGGAGGAAGGCGAATAA
- the LOC120798577 gene encoding mitochondrial ubiquitin ligase activator of nfkb 1-A codes for MGDLPVNLVLIGVGSSFAFSGLFYHLYQEKKKELKKLKEIPIFKPDQHLVRVLRASPHKRLQYVAIEGLVQADGEPLASRFVPRCFGVIQKLAVEEHWKYWNTLTRTWNSRTMNRKETSNSVPFSLVSPGAYITDLYVKVQNPLEASGCYLERVYYKLKRAEEGLVNMALQGLSGEKPVAMEESEELLRVGSLVTGFGEVVLEGSQVMRLQAPQDGRKYILVPTDYRSFMDRHESSASMWKTLTAVTGLTGASLLAGVIYNLVGKKDDRSK; via the exons ATTGGTGTCGGGTCCAGCTTTGCCTTCTCTGGcctgttttatcatttataccaagaaaagaaaaaagagttgAAAAAGCTGAAG gaaatacCCATTTTCAAACCAGACCAACATCTGGTCCGAGTACTGAGAGCATCTCCCCACAAGCGACTTCAGTATGTCGCGATAGAAG GTTTGGTCCAGGCAGACGGGGAGCCTCTGGCCAGCCGGTTTGTCCCACGATGCTTTGGTGTGATTCAGAAGCTAGCTGTGGAGGAACACTGGAAATACTGGAACACTCTGACCAGGACATG GAATTCTCGGACAATGAATAGGAAGGAGACCAGCAACTCGGTGCCCTTCAGCCTGGTCAGCCCTGGAGCCTACATCACTGACTTATATGTGAAGGTGCAGAACCCTTTGGAGGCCTCTGGGTGCTACCTGGAGAGGGTTTACTACAAATTAAAACGTGCTGAGGAGGGCTTGGTGAACATGGCGTTGCAGGGCCTCAGTGGGGAGAAACCTGTGGCAATGGAGGAGAGCGAGGAGCTACTGCGGGTGGGGAGCCTCGTGACAGGGTTCGGGGAGGTGGTGCTGGAGGGAAGCCAGGTGATGAGGCTGCAGGCACCACAGGACGGCCGCAAGTACATCCTGGTGCCCACTGACTACAGGAGCTTtatggacagacatgagagttcAGCCAGCATGTGGAAGACGCTGACTGCCGTCACTGGCCTCACAGGGGCTTCTCTTCTAGCCGGGGTTATTTACAACTTAGTCGGAAAAAAGGATGACAGATCGAAGTAG